Proteins encoded within one genomic window of Haloimpatiens massiliensis:
- a CDS encoding formate/nitrite transporter family protein: MENNILNPLEIREAVIKSGEEKAKIKLGSGIILGILAGAFIAIGGSAAAVASHSVNNVGLSRLVSGVVFPVGLMMVLICGAELFTGNNLMIIPALEGRIKFKDMFRNWIIIYISNFIGATIVSFLIFRSGMLDISGGQVGATLIKVAANKSGLSFSTAFTSGIMCNIIVCLAVWGAYAAKDVISKIIMPWFLIMAFVVCGFEHCVANMYYLTIGMFAKTNVLYVQASALGADKLALLGGKSFINNLIPVTLGNIVGGAVLIGGAYFLAYKKDK, from the coding sequence ATGGAGAATAATATATTAAATCCATTAGAAATAAGAGAGGCAGTCATAAAAAGTGGAGAAGAAAAAGCGAAGATAAAACTAGGAAGTGGAATAATTTTAGGTATCTTAGCAGGTGCTTTTATAGCTATTGGTGGATCAGCAGCAGCAGTGGCATCTCATAGTGTTAATAATGTAGGGTTATCAAGGCTTGTAAGTGGAGTAGTATTTCCTGTAGGACTTATGATGGTATTAATTTGTGGAGCAGAGTTATTTACTGGTAACAATCTTATGATCATACCTGCATTAGAAGGAAGAATAAAATTTAAAGATATGTTCAGAAATTGGATAATAATATATATATCTAATTTTATAGGCGCTACAATTGTTTCATTTTTAATTTTTCGTTCAGGGATGCTAGATATTAGTGGCGGACAAGTAGGCGCCACATTAATCAAAGTAGCAGCTAACAAATCAGGATTGAGTTTTAGTACAGCTTTTACTAGTGGAATAATGTGTAATATCATAGTATGTCTTGCAGTTTGGGGAGCTTATGCGGCTAAAGATGTCATAAGTAAGATAATAATGCCATGGTTTCTTATAATGGCTTTTGTTGTTTGTGGATTTGAACACTGTGTAGCTAATATGTATTATTTAACTATAGGTATGTTTGCTAAGACCAATGTACTTTATGTACAAGCTTCTGCACTTGGAGCAGATAAGTTAGCTCTTTTGGGGGGAAAATCATTTATAAATAATTTAATACCTGTTACTCTTGGCAATATTGTTGGGGGAGCAGTATTAATAGGAGGAGCATATTTTCTAGCGTATAAAAAAGATAAATAG
- a CDS encoding YidC/Oxa1 family membrane protein insertase, which translates to MNIIFNALNYLLNHIFDITGDLGIAIILITILVRVFLIPISIKQKKSMYNQQCMSQKIEGIKTKYGNDKAKLQQELQKCYTENAKSMLGCLISLLQLPIISSLYFVIIKMPISVGSIIVPWVSSIKLPDPHFIIPAIYLFVSICPTLLSYIPYLNSLKLPLNNQSTKLSLLTTSIFSLILTVKAPIALGIYFITTGLFSLFEEIIYRIYMRKKTLYN; encoded by the coding sequence ATGAATATCATTTTTAATGCACTTAATTATCTATTAAATCACATTTTTGATATTACTGGCGACTTAGGTATTGCCATAATTTTAATAACAATACTGGTAAGAGTTTTTCTCATTCCTATATCAATAAAGCAAAAGAAGAGCATGTATAACCAACAGTGCATGTCTCAAAAAATTGAAGGTATAAAAACTAAATATGGAAATGATAAAGCTAAACTCCAGCAAGAACTCCAAAAATGTTACACTGAAAATGCTAAATCTATGTTAGGGTGTTTAATAAGCTTATTACAATTACCTATAATTTCTTCACTGTACTTTGTAATTATAAAAATGCCTATAAGTGTAGGTAGTATTATTGTTCCTTGGGTAAGCAGTATTAAACTTCCCGACCCTCACTTTATAATTCCAGCTATATATTTATTTGTTTCAATTTGTCCCACTTTACTTTCATATATACCTTATTTAAATTCTTTAAAGCTTCCCTTAAATAATCAAAGTACTAAATTAAGCCTTTTAACCACAAGCATATTTAGTCTAATATTAACAGTAAAAGCACCCATTGCTCTAGGTATTTATTTCATTACCACTGGATTATTTTCATTATTCGAAGAAATAATTTATAGAATATACATGCGGAAAAAAACTTTATATAATTAA
- a CDS encoding L,D-transpeptidase has translation MNHLDYNNLYSTMMYRLQYNILISTKNRKLILYKYKKIYKIYPVAIGKPSTPTPKGNFRIINKAFNPGGPFGAAWLGLSIPKYGIHGTNNPSSIGKAVSNGCIRLYNYNIIELYNIVPIGTPVKII, from the coding sequence ATGAACCATTTGGATTATAATAATTTATATTCTACAATGATGTATAGACTCCAGTATAATATACTAATAAGTACTAAAAATCGTAAACTCATTTTATATAAATACAAAAAAATTTATAAAATATACCCCGTGGCAATTGGTAAGCCATCTACCCCTACCCCAAAAGGTAACTTTAGAATAATAAATAAAGCTTTTAATCCTGGAGGTCCTTTTGGCGCTGCCTGGCTTGGACTTTCTATTCCCAAGTACGGAATTCATGGAACTAACAATCCCTCTTCTATAGGAAAAGCAGTATCTAATGGCTGTATTCGTCTTTATAACTATAATATAATAGAACTGTATAATATAGTCCCTATAGGAACGCCAGTAAAAATTATATAA